A stretch of DNA from Fusobacterium mortiferum ATCC 9817:
TTTGTCCAGACATTCCAACATAACGATTAAGAGGAACATATCTTAGAGTTTCAGCAACTGGTCTTGATGAACCGATAGCAGCTCCAGCTTGATAAGCTAAATTTTCAATAAGTTTCATATTTTCCTTTGCTCCAATTCCTTTACCAGCACTTACTACACGTTCAGCTAATGGGATAGGAGTATCAGCAGGGATTCCAACAGTAAAGTCATATCCATCATTTTTTAGATTTTCAACTAAAGCATTAACTTTTTCTTCCATAGTTCCATCTTTGAAAATCATATTTTTACGTGGTCCAGTAACTCCACCTTTAGCCTTATCTTTTTTCTTTTTACTTTCACTCTTAGGCATCTTACCAATAATATGAGAAGCTATAACTACTCTTTGAATTTCATTTGTTCCCTCATATATAGTACAGATTTTTGCATCTCTATAAGCACGCTCTACCTCCATTCCCTTTAAGTATCCAGAACCTCCAAAGATTTGTAGAGCATCATTTACAACTTCAAGACAGATATCAGAAGCATATTGTTTTGCCATAGCTGACTCCATTCCAAAAGGTTCGTGATTCTCTTTTAGTTCAGCAGCACTATATACTAAGAATCTTGCTGCTCTTAATTTTGTAGCCATATCAGCTAATTTAAAAGATATAATTTGCTGTTGAGCTATTGGTTTACCAAATTGTACTCTCTCTTTTGCATATTCAAGAGCATGCTCATAAGCTCCTTGAGCAATTCCAAGAGCTTGAGAAGCTATTCCAATTCTACCACCATCAAGTGTAGACATTGCTATTTTAAATCCTTCTCCCTCTTTTCCTAGAAGGTTTTCTTTAGGTACTTTTACATTGTTAAAAATTAATTCAGCAGTTGATGATGAACGGATTCCCATCTTATCATAGTGGTCCCCAAACGTAAATCCTTCCCAACCTTTCTCAACAATAAAAGCACTAATTCCTCTAGTTCCTATATCAGGAGTAGTAACAGCAAATACTACATATGTATCAGCTTTATCAGCATTAGTTATAAATATTTTTCCGCCATTTAATATATAATAATCTCCAACTAATTCAGCAGTTGTTTCAGTTCCACCAGCATCACTACCAGCATTTGGCTCTGTAAGTCCAAAGGCTCCAAGTTTTTCTCCCTTAGCTAGAGGAACAAGATATTTTTGTTTTTGCTCTTCAGTACCAAAGGCATATATAGGATAAGCTCCAAGAGATACATGTGCTGATAGAATAACCCCAGTTCCACCATCAACTCTTGATAACTCTTCTACAGCAATAGCATAGCTAAGAGTATCCATACCTGCTCCACCATACTCTTTAGGATAAGGTATACCCATAAGACCCATCTCTCCAAATTTTTTAATAGCATCAGTAGGAAATTCATTATTTTGATCTAACATAAAAGCTATTGGTTTAACTTCAGATTCAGCAAATTCTCTAACTTTTTTACGTAACTCCTCATGAATATCAGTTGTTTTAAAAAGCATTGTACTACCCCCTCTTATCTTGCATTTTAATTTATTTTAAACTAGATTAAACTACTTATCTTTATATTCTGATTATATTACTCTATACCAAAAAAGTCAAGTATATTTTTATAAAAAAATAGTACATTTTTTTTGTTAAAACTACATTTTTAACTGAAATTTATAGAGATGAAAGAAAAAATAACTGTTAAAAATATTTTGTAAGTGTATATTTTGTTAAAGATATTGTAAAGTTAGTAATTTTATATTATAATCAAGATTAATAGCTGAAAAAATAGAAAGAATATAAAAAATAATGGAGAAAGTAATATGAAAAATTTTTATTCAATAGGTGAAGTTGCAAAAATTTTAAATATTTCAACTTCAAAATTAAGATATTATGATAAAAATGATATAATTTCCCTTGAAATAAGGAAAGAAAATGGCTATAGATATTATTCAGAAAAACAAATAGTTTTATTAAAAAAAATAAGTTTAGCTAAAAGAAGAGAAAAAATTTTTTTATACTCCAAGAATAGAGTATTTTGATAATATTTATAGAACTAAAATAATAGATGAAATTAAAGTCTCGGAAGAATGTTTTATGCCAGAAGAATTTCTAAGAAAAATAGATGAATATGAGGAAAATATAAGATTAAATATTGTAAAAAAAGATTTTAAAGATTTAGGAAATAAAGAGATAACAGGGAAAATTTATGTGGTTTTAGATCAAAAAAATAATGAAGAGGAGATTGTTATTAATAGTGGAGATTATGCTACAATATCTTCAATTGGGCATTTTGATGGCGAAGAAGGAAGAAAAGTTCTTTTAGAACTTTTAAGTAGGATAAAAGAAAATAAAATATCAATTTTAGATGAAAAAGTATATATTTTATTTGAAACAGAGATAATAAATATAAAAGAAAATATTTATAAACTCGCAATTAGGGTGAAGAAATAAAACTTTTTAAAGATATAAATATTATTTAATAAAAGATTGACTTTTAAAAGGTAGAAGTCAATCTTTTTTATATATAAGGAAATTATAATTTGACTTTTTAAGAGAAAAATAAGGAATTAGTTAATATTTCTATTAGAAGTTTAATAAAATAAGAAAAAATAAATATTTTTGTAACACAAAAAAGCTGATTTTAATCAGCGCTACCAACAATATTCTTTCCAACAAATGGAGCCTTTTGATATATTAAAATATGAAATTCTTCTACTTCCATAGTAACTTCAACTTTTTCTTTATTATTAGAAAGATCTTCATAATAGAAGGTAACTTTATTGTCAGAAAAATCTAGTATTTTATATTCAGCGATAGGAGCGCGAGATAAATATCTCCCAATATATTTGATAGCAGAAACATTATTATTTAAATCATTTTTAGCAACGTCAAAGAAAAATCTTGTATCTTTTTTATAAAGACTTGTATCTNNNNNNNNNNNNNNNNNNNNNNNNNNNNNNNNNNNNNNNNNNNNNNNNNNNNNNNNNNNNNNNNNNNNNNNNNNNNNNNNNNNNNNNNNNNNNNNNNNNNTTATGAGCGCTACCGCACAGAGGGCATTGATAAACAATGAAAGCTTTATCAATTGAACAAGCAAGAAATTTTTGAATAGTCTCTTCAATGTAAAGAAAATGATTATAGTAAAAATATTTTTTGACATGAGTTAAAAGATTTGATATATTAATATCGGAGAATATGTGTTTTAAAAGCATGTATATCTCCTTTTGTATATTTTGTTTGGCGACTATATTATACAAAAAAAGAGAGCTGAGTAAAGCATTTTTTTAATGCTACTCAGCTTTTTTTATTTATGCACTACTAGCTGCACAATTTGAAAACTTCCTATTACCATTTATCATAATAGGATCAATACCTTTGTCATTAATAGGAATAATAGTAGGATTATTATTATTTGATCAACCAATAGATGTAATGGTAATGGTTGGGCTTATCTTACTAGCTGGAGTAGTTGTTAATAACGCTATTGTACTTATTGACTTTATTCAGTTGACTATTGAAAGAGGAAGTAGCAGAATAGAAGCAGTAGTAGAATCTTGTAGAACAAGACTTAGACCAATACTAATGACAACAATGACAACAGTATTAGGAATGTTACCACTATCTTTAGGAATAGGGGAAGGTTCTGAGATTTATAGAGGAATGGCTATAACAGTAATGTTTGGATTAAGTTTCTCAACTATACTAACTCTAGTAATTATCCCAATACTATTTACATTGGTAGAGGATTTTATAGAGAAATTAGCAAAGGTATTAAAAAAGCTTTTTAATAAAAAATCTGCTGAATAGTAAGGGGGATTAGCATATGAATAAATTTGACAACTATAAATTGATAATGATTTATATTAATGAATCACATAAAACTATGCTTGAAGATTTCTTTGATGATATACATTTTCATATGTATACAGTACAAAGGAAGGCTGAAAGTGTATGGAGTGAAAAATTAAAACATAAGAATACTCAAATATGGCCAGGAACAGATTGTATATTTTTATTATCATTGCCAGGAGATAAAGTAGACAATATGTTAAAGATGTTAAAGACTTTTAGAGCTTCATTACCATATGAGATAGTGATGGCAATAGGAGTAATTCCTATGGAGAGAACTATTCCAGATATATCTAGAGAAGATAGTGTAGGAATAGATGAGGTACTACTTAAAAAGTTAAAAAGTAAAAAGAAAAAATAGTATTAATTTTTATTTCTTAGATAAAATTTAAGAGGAGGTTATAATAATTTATAACCTCCTCTAATCAGTTCCTAGTTATGAAATTTTCTGATTCATATTTTTCTTAGCTACTGATAGCATAAGTTTAATTCTGTTAAGTTGATTTACCTCTGAGTAAGCAGGGTCATAGTCAATAGGAGTAATATTTACATTTTCATACTCCTCTCTAAGTCTTTTAATCATTCCTTTACCAGTAATATGGTTAGGTAGACAACCAAATGGTTGAACACAAACTATATTAGGTACCCCGTGTTCAATAAAATCTATCATCTCTCCCATTAAGAACCAACCTTCTCCAGATTGATGTCCTATTGAGATAAATTCAGAAGTTTTCTTAGCTGTTTCTTGAATAGAGATCTCTCTCATAAATCTAGCGTGGGTTGAAATAGCATCATTAAGTACAGCAGTATATCTATCTAATACCCATAATGCTCCTCTTTGTTTTAATCCAGCCATCTTTCCTTTGAATTTTTCAGCTAGGAAAATATCACTATAGATACAGTATTTTATGAAGTTCATAAGGGATGAAGTATAAACCTCTCCTCCCTCTTGCTCTATAAAGTTAGCTAAGTCATTGTTAGCAAAAGGACTAAACTTAACTAAAATCTCTCCTACAATACCAACTTTTATTTTTTTCTCATCACTTACTTCTATTTTAGCAAATTCATCAACTATAAGTTTACAGTTTCTTTTAAACTCTCCAAAGTTACCATTATGAATATTTTTAATAACTTGTTGATTCCATTTTTTATATAGAGCATCACTTTCTCCCTTATTTAGTTCATAAGGTCTAGTATGGTATAGAAGTTTCATAAGTAAATCTCCATATGAAACAGCAATTAGAGCTTTGTGTATAAGAGGTAGTGAAAGTGAGAATCCCTCTTGTTTTTCAAATCCATTAGCATTCAATGAGAGTATAGGGACTTTTTCAAATCCAGCATCTTTGATAGCTTTCTTTAAAAATCCTAGATAGTTAGTAGCTCTACAACTTCCACCAGTTTGAGATATAATAACAGCAGTTCTATCTAGATCATATTTTCCAGATTGAAGAGCTGATATAAGTTCTCCAATTACTAATATAGATGGATAACAAGCATCATTATTTACATATTTTAATCCACAATCAAGGGCTTCTTGTGTTTCAGGTAATATTACAAGATTATATCCTTGAGCTTTAAAAGCATGTTTGATTAAATCAAAGTGCATAGGAGCCATTTGTGGAGCAAGTATTGTATATTCTTTTTTCATAGCCTTAGTAAATTCAGCTTTTTTATACTCTATTTTATGTTTGATAACATTTGCTACAGAGTTTTTCTTATATTCAAGAGCTGCAAGTAAACTTCTTATTCTAATTTTGACAGCCCCAAGATTACTGATCTCATCTATTTTTAATAAAGTATGAACTTTACCATGATTAGTTAAAATTTCATTAACTTGGTCAGTAGTAACAGCATCAATACCACAACTAAAACTATTTAATTCAATCAATTCAAGGTTAGGATTTTTTCCTACTACTGTTGCTGCTCTATAAAGTCTAGAATGGTAAGTCCATTGATCAATAACTCTTAATTCATCATCTAATGAACCAAGGCTAGCTACAGCATCCCCAGTTAATACAGCTATACCAAAAGAGTTGATAATATTTGGAATACCATGATGTATCTCTTTGTCACAGTGATATGGTCTACCACAAAGTACTACTCCAATTTTTCCAGTTCTTTCTAGCTCGCTAATAATCTCTTTAGCTCTATTTTGCATATCTTTTCTAAAGTTATACTTTTCTTCAAGAGCTTTATCTACAGCCAGTTTAACTTCAGGTTTAGTTACACCAAATTTTGTAAACTCTTCCATAACTGTTTTATAGAGAACCTCTTTATTTTCAAAAGAGAATACTGGTATCATCATATCAATATTTTTTTCCTTTATAATATCCATATTATTTTTAATAACCTCAGGATAAGACATAACAATTGGACAGTTAAATTGATTTTGAGATTTTTTATCCTCTTTCTCTTCAAAAATTACACATGGATAAAATATTCTATTGACACCTTTACTAATTAAATTCATAATATGCCCATGAACTAATTTAGCTGGATAACAGATAGAATCTGAAGTGATAGTATCTATTCCACTTTCATAAAGTTTTTTAGATGAGTCATCAGAAAGTACAACTCTAAATCCTAGCTCAGTAAGAAGAGTAAACCAGAATGGATAAGAATCATAGAAATTTAAAACTCTAGGTATTCCAATTTCTCCTCTAGTAGCCTTAGATAGTTCTAATGGAGTGTAACTAAATAATCTGTTGTATTTGTATTCAAACATATTTGGAGCTTGGTTTTTTTTCATCTTTGCAACAGGATTATCACATCTATTTCCAGAGATAAAATTCTCTCCACTTTCAAATTTATGAATAGTTAAAAGACATCTATTAGTACACATACCACAACGAGTAAGATTAGTTGTGTAGTGGAAATTTTCTAACTCTTCTAAAGTCATAAGAGTAGAGTTTTCTTTAGCTTCCTCTTGAGCAATAAGAGCAGCACCAAAAGCTCCCATAATTCCTGCAATATTAGGTCTTATAACCTCTCTTTCAGATACCTTTTCAAAGGCTCTTAAAACACAATCATTTAGGAAAGTTCCACCTTGTACTACTATATATTTTCCAAGTTCCTCTTTATTTTTAATTTTTATAACTTTGAATAAAGTGTTTTTTACAACAGAGTAAGAGAGTCCAGCAGAGATATCAGCCACCTCTACACCATCTTTTTGAGCTTGTTTTACCTTTGAGTTCATAAATACTGTACATCTAGTTCCAAGATCTGCTGGAGACTTAGAAGTAAGTCCAAGTTTTGCAAACTCTTTTATATCCATACCAAGAGAGTTTGCAAAAGTTTCTAAGAATGAACCACAACCAGATGAGCAAGCTTCATTTAAAAGAATAGATGTAATTACTCCATCTTGTATTTTTAAACACTTCATATCTTGTCCACCAATATCTAAGATAAAATCTACTTGGGGTTGGAAAAATTTAGCTCCCTTGTAGTGAGCAATAGTTTCTACTACTCCTTTATCTACTTTTAGAGCAGATTTTATAAGATTTTCTCCATATCCAGTTACACAAGAACCTTTTATTTTTATTTTATCATGTAATTTAGAATAAAGAAGCTTTAGATTATCTATTATATTATCTAAAGGGTTTCCTTTGTTATGAGAATAGTATGAGTAAAGTATCTCTTTCTTTTCAGAGATAAGAACCACCTTTATAGTAGTAGAACCAGAATCTATTCCAAGATATGCATTACCAGAATAATTTTCAATAGCTTTGTTCTCTATTTTTTCTTTTTCATGTCTTGATTTAAACTCTTCAAACTCTTCATCATTTGTAAATAATGGTTGAAGTCTTGAAGTTTCAGATGTATCTTTTTCATTTAATTTTAAGAATTTTTTTTGTAATTCCTCTAATGAGTAAGTATTATTATTTTCTTCTGAAAGAAAACCAGCTCCTTGAGCTACAAAAATTTGTGAATTTTTAGGGAAGATTACATCTTCAGGTGCAAGATTTAAAGTTTCAATAAATCTTTTTCTAAGCTCACTTAAAAAGAAAAGAGGTCCTCCTAAAAAAGCTACTTTACCAGTTATCTTTTTACCACAAGCAAGTCCAGTGATAGTTTGATTTACTACTGCTTGGAAAACAGATACAGCAATATTCCCTTTTTTTACTCCCTCATTTACAAGAGGTTGTATATCAGTTTTGGCAAATACTCCACATCTAGCAGCAATAGGATAGATAGTGTCATATTCCTTAGCTAATTCGTTTAATCCTGTAGCATCAGTATTAAGTAGAGCAGCAATCTGGTCAATAAAAGCTCCAGTTCCACCAGCACAGCTACCATTCATTCTTTGGTCCATATCATTTTTAAGGAAAGTAATTTTAGCATCTTCTCCCCCTAATTCTATGGCAACGTCAGTTTCAGGGATAATTACCTCGATAGCTTTTATACAAGCGATTACTTCTTGTACAAACTCTATTCCTATCCAACTTGCAATACCCATACCACTTGAACCTGTGATATTTATCTTAAAGCTGATATCTTCTCCATATTTTTCTTTCATAAATTTAAAGAAATCATCAAACATAGATTTTGTAGTCTCTCTTACATTTGATAGATGTCTTTGATAGATAGAATAAACAATATTTTTTTCCTCATCTAAGCAGACGATTTTAACTGTTGTTGAACCAACATCTGTTCCAATAAAAAATTCTTTCATAGTATTACTCCTTAAAATTTACTTTTTAAAATATTTTGATAAAAATTAAAGAGTTTTTTAAATTCGTAGTATGCGGGACTCATAACGAGTCAAAATGGTGTAATATCCTCCCTCATAAAGAATAGGAGAATACTCTTCATATTCAATAAATCTTTCAATTATAGGTTTTATCTCAACAGAATTTTTAGGTGTTCCAGCTCTAATAATATTTCTAGCAAAAATTTGTACCTTATTAAGTTCGATAAAACTATAACTTTCTGTTTCATCGTTACTATGTATCATATAGATAGCTTGATTTTTGTCGTAAAAGCCATCAAACTCCATTTTAGGATTGATACTTGAACTAAAAAACAGAAGTAAACATGAAATGATAAAGTAAAATACTCTTTTTATCATTTCTCTTTCCTCCTCAATCTATATAAAAATTTTTACAAACTTTAGAAAGTAGAGTCTATAGTTTTTACATTAGCATCAACAGAGTAAATTACATCTTTTCTCTCTACAATTATCTCAGTTTTGCTTGCTAACTCCTCATCACTTTTAATGCTATTTAATAACTCTAAGCTAGGATTTATTGCTTTAGGATTTCCCACTAATTGTAGCATAGTAATATCTCCATGAGTATCTCCATAAGCATAACTTTTATCCAAATCAATTTGATATTTTTCACAAAATTTATGTATTGATTTTAATTTATTTTTAGAATCCCACATAGGAGAAATCTCCCCAGTTAAAATTCCACTCTTATCAGTGTGATAAGTAGAACCACAAAAATCATCAGCATTCCATTTTTTAGCCATTCTTGAAACTAAAAAGTCTGGACTACCAGATATAAAAATAACAAGATGCCCTTGAGCTTTATGCCACTTTATCATCTTTCTAGTGTAAGCATATACTTTGTTTCCCTTTAACTCAACTACTTTATCAGCAACAAAATCATTGTATTTAGTAGGTAGGCCTTTTATAGCATCTACATATGTTCCTGTCAAATCCCCTAAGTAGTTATCATAATTTCCAACTCTCTCGTCCCAAAGCTTAAATGCCTCTTTGACTCTTCTATCATATTCGCTAAAATCTAATAAATCATATTTTATTAATTTTTTAAAATGCTCAGTCAAAAGAGAGTTTCTAAAAATAGTACCATCAATATCAAAAAACGCTGCAATCATAATTATACCCTCCTTCAAAAAATATATCTATATTAGAAAAATTATAGTTGAAAAATCAAAAAAAGTCAAATATTATCTTGATTTCTTATTATACTAAAACAGTTTAAAAAGATAACTTTATAAAATTAATTGAGATATCTATATAAAAAATACCCCGCAGGGTTGGAGGTAATGCTACTTTCTGTATATCATTACAATGATGATAACTACTAGTAAAAGAACTAGTCCACTATCAAAGTGGATGTTTTGAATAAAAATATTCATAGAGCATTCCTCCTAAGTCAAGTTGTGTTTTCTGTCTCGGTCAAAGACAGAATAAAAGCCCCAATAAAAAATTATTAGGGCTGATATTCTGACCTTGATTAAACACAACTTAACTACCCATTGGGGTACTATAGTACGATTGAATTATATCAAATTATAGGCAAAAAGTCAAATTTAATAGGGAAAAGTTGAAGCTATAAAATCGATTTTAACACCTGTTATTTTATTCTTTTGATTAAAAGTATGACTAAAAAATATACCTCTATAAGCTTATAAAAACCTCTTTAAGAAGAGATGCTTGGAAGGAGCTATTTTAGATACTTTGAGAGAGTACAAAAATTATATTTTTTCATTTTTATGAACAAAATAAGATAAAAAAGTATAAAAAATGAAAAAACAGTATAAGAATATATATAAAAAGTAAAAAAGTACTATTCTAATAAAAGAGTTTATAATACTTTTTATTTTTTGAAAAAATAAAGTTATAGCTTAATAATCTGATAGAGAATTTTTACAATTAATGATATAATATGTAAAGAATAAAAAGAGGTGGAAAGATGAGAAAATTAAAAATTTTGATTTTATATATTTTAATGACTTTGACTCTTTTAGCTCAAGAGGGATATATAGCTTCTTTTAATACCTTAAGAATAGGAAAAGCTCAAAAGGATTTTAAACTTATGAGTAAAGTTTTAGAAGGTTTTGATGTAGTTGGACTTATAGAAGTAATGAATCCAATAGGAGTAGAAAGGCTAATAAAGGAGCTGGAAAAAGAGAGTGGAGTGAGATGGGAGTACCATATTTCTCCATATCCAGTAGGAAGTACAAGTTATAAAGAGTATTTTGCATATATTTGGAAAAGTGAAAGAGCAGAATTTTTAGGAGATAGAGGATTTTATCCTGATGATGAGAAAAAATTTGAAAGAGCTCCCTATGGAGCAGATTTTAAAATAGGAAATTTTGATTTTACCTTTGTATTAGTACACTCTATCTTTGGAAAGAGAGAATCTGAAAGAAGGGCTGAAGCTTTTACTATGGATAGAGTCTATGATTATTTTCAAAACTTAGATAGTGAAGAGAATGATATAATTATAGCTGGAGATTTTAATCTCAGTGCTGATGATGAAGCATTTGAAAATCTATTGAATCACAGTGATGAGGTAGTACATGTACTCAATCCAAGAATAAAAACAACTATTGGGAAGGATAAATTAGCTAGTTCCTATGATAATATGTTTCTATCAAAAATTTATACTCAGGAATTTGAAGGAAAGAGTGGAGCGATAGATTTTACAAAGAAACAGTACAGAATGATGAAAGATAAAATATCAGACCATCTACCAATATTTATTATAGTAGATACAGAATTTGATGATGATTAGAGGGAAAAATGAGAGTAGCGTATGTTTTTTTTAATGGAGAACTTTTAGGAAGTAAAGAGTATTATTTAAACCTTATGAAAAAAAATAAGGGGGATATCTATTGTGCTGATGGTGGTGCAAATCTTTTGGAAAAATTGGGAGTAGTTCCAATGGAGATATGGGGAGATTTTGACTCTGTACCTGAAAATATTTTAGAAAAATATGAAAAGTCAGGAGTAATTATAAAGAGATTTCCTAAAGATAAGGATTTTACAGATGGAGAGTTGATTTTAAAATATATAAGTGAAAAAAAATATGATAAGATTATTGTAATTGGTGGGTTAGGTGGTAGAAAAGATCATGAATTAACAAACCTTAATCTGATGTTTAAATTTAAAAATCTAATTTTTGTAAGTGAAACAGAGGATATTTTTGCAATAGAAAACTACAGAGAGTTTGTAGGAGAGAAAGGAAAAACTATATCCTTTGTTCCATTTTCTGAGAAGGTAGAAAACTTGACATTAAAAGGATTTAAATACCCACTTACTAATTATACTCTTCATCAAGGGGAGAGCATTTGTATGAGTAATATAGCACAGGAGGATATCTGTGTTGTATCCTTTGATAAGGGGAAATTAATAGGTATTGTTATAAAATAATTTATATAGGAGGAATATTATGTTAAAAGAAGGTATGAATTTTACACAAAGCAAAGTAGTTAAAGGGAGTGAAACAGCAGCTAAAGTGGCATCAGGAGCTTTAGAAGTTTTCTCTACACCTATGCTTATAGCTTTTATGGAGAGTACAGCTTTTACTTTAGCTCAAAAAGAGTTAGGAGAAGGGGATACAACAGTAGGAATCTCTGTAAATATTAAACATTTAAAAGCTAATCTTATAGGAGATGAATTAACTTGTACAGCTACTTTAGATAAAATAGATGGGAAAAAATTAGATTTCTCTGTTAAGGTTTTCCATGGAGAAACTTTAGTAGGAGAGGGAGAACATAGTAGATTTATAGTTAATGAAGAGAAAT
This window harbors:
- a CDS encoding 2-hydroxyacyl-CoA dehydratase gives rise to the protein MKEFFIGTDVGSTTVKIVCLDEEKNIVYSIYQRHLSNVRETTKSMFDDFFKFMKEKYGEDISFKINITGSSGMGIASWIGIEFVQEVIACIKAIEVIIPETDVAIELGGEDAKITFLKNDMDQRMNGSCAGGTGAFIDQIAALLNTDATGLNELAKEYDTIYPIAARCGVFAKTDIQPLVNEGVKKGNIAVSVFQAVVNQTITGLACGKKITGKVAFLGGPLFFLSELRKRFIETLNLAPEDVIFPKNSQIFVAQGAGFLSEENNNTYSLEELQKKFLKLNEKDTSETSRLQPLFTNDEEFEEFKSRHEKEKIENKAIENYSGNAYLGIDSGSTTIKVVLISEKKEILYSYYSHNKGNPLDNIIDNLKLLYSKLHDKIKIKGSCVTGYGENLIKSALKVDKGVVETIAHYKGAKFFQPQVDFILDIGGQDMKCLKIQDGVITSILLNEACSSGCGSFLETFANSLGMDIKEFAKLGLTSKSPADLGTRCTVFMNSKVKQAQKDGVEVADISAGLSYSVVKNTLFKVIKIKNKEELGKYIVVQGGTFLNDCVLRAFEKVSEREVIRPNIAGIMGAFGAALIAQEEAKENSTLMTLEELENFHYTTNLTRCGMCTNRCLLTIHKFESGENFISGNRCDNPVAKMKKNQAPNMFEYKYNRLFSYTPLELSKATRGEIGIPRVLNFYDSYPFWFTLLTELGFRVVLSDDSSKKLYESGIDTITSDSICYPAKLVHGHIMNLISKGVNRIFYPCVIFEEKEDKKSQNQFNCPIVMSYPEVIKNNMDIIKEKNIDMMIPVFSFENKEVLYKTVMEEFTKFGVTKPEVKLAVDKALEEKYNFRKDMQNRAKEIISELERTGKIGVVLCGRPYHCDKEIHHGIPNIINSFGIAVLTGDAVASLGSLDDELRVIDQWTYHSRLYRAATVVGKNPNLELIELNSFSCGIDAVTTDQVNEILTNHGKVHTLLKIDEISNLGAVKIRIRSLLAALEYKKNSVANVIKHKIEYKKAEFTKAMKKEYTILAPQMAPMHFDLIKHAFKAQGYNLVILPETQEALDCGLKYVNNDACYPSILVIGELISALQSGKYDLDRTAVIISQTGGSCRATNYLGFLKKAIKDAGFEKVPILSLNANGFEKQEGFSLSLPLIHKALIAVSYGDLLMKLLYHTRPYELNKGESDALYKKWNQQVIKNIHNGNFGEFKRNCKLIVDEFAKIEVSDEKKIKVGIVGEILVKFSPFANNDLANFIEQEGGEVYTSSLMNFIKYCIYSDIFLAEKFKGKMAGLKQRGALWVLDRYTAVLNDAISTHARFMREISIQETAKKTSEFISIGHQSGEGWFLMGEMIDFIEHGVPNIVCVQPFGCLPNHITGKGMIKRLREEYENVNITPIDYDPAYSEVNQLNRIKLMLSVAKKNMNQKIS
- a CDS encoding HAD family hydrolase, whose translation is MIAAFFDIDGTIFRNSLLTEHFKKLIKYDLLDFSEYDRRVKEAFKLWDERVGNYDNYLGDLTGTYVDAIKGLPTKYNDFVADKVVELKGNKVYAYTRKMIKWHKAQGHLVIFISGSPDFLVSRMAKKWNADDFCGSTYHTDKSGILTGEISPMWDSKNKLKSIHKFCEKYQIDLDKSYAYGDTHGDITMLQLVGNPKAINPSLELLNSIKSDEELASKTEIIVERKDVIYSVDANVKTIDSTF
- a CDS encoding acyl-CoA dehydrogenase family protein, with the translated sequence MLFKTTDIHEELRKKVREFAESEVKPIAFMLDQNNEFPTDAIKKFGEMGLMGIPYPKEYGGAGMDTLSYAIAVEELSRVDGGTGVILSAHVSLGAYPIYAFGTEEQKQKYLVPLAKGEKLGAFGLTEPNAGSDAGGTETTAELVGDYYILNGGKIFITNADKADTYVVFAVTTPDIGTRGISAFIVEKGWEGFTFGDHYDKMGIRSSSTAELIFNNVKVPKENLLGKEGEGFKIAMSTLDGGRIGIASQALGIAQGAYEHALEYAKERVQFGKPIAQQQIISFKLADMATKLRAARFLVYSAAELKENHEPFGMESAMAKQYASDICLEVVNDALQIFGGSGYLKGMEVERAYRDAKICTIYEGTNEIQRVVIASHIIGKMPKSESKKKKDKAKGGVTGPRKNMIFKDGTMEEKVNALVENLKNDGYDFTVGIPADTPIPLAERVVSAGKGIGAKENMKLIENLAYQAGAAIGSSRPVAETLRYVPLNRYVGMSGQKFNGNLYIACGISGAGQHLKGIKDATTIVAINNNPNAPIFKNADYGIVGDVKEILPLLTQALDNGEEKKPAPPMKKMKRVVPKPTRPSSWKRYVCGGCGYEYDPAIGDEENEIPEGTLFEKLPEEWICPDCGEEKTAFIEIED
- a CDS encoding PG0541 family transporter-associated protein; this translates as MNKFDNYKLIMIYINESHKTMLEDFFDDIHFHMYTVQRKAESVWSEKLKHKNTQIWPGTDCIFLLSLPGDKVDNMLKMLKTFRASLPYEIVMAIGVIPMERTIPDISREDSVGIDEVLLKKLKSKKKK
- a CDS encoding transposase; the encoded protein is DTSLYKKDTRFFFDVAKNDLNNNVSAIKYIGRYLSRAPIAEYKILDFSDNKVTFYYEDLSNNKEKVEVTMEVEEFHILIYQKAPFVGKNIVGSAD
- a CDS encoding thiamine diphosphokinase is translated as MRVAYVFFNGELLGSKEYYLNLMKKNKGDIYCADGGANLLEKLGVVPMEIWGDFDSVPENILEKYEKSGVIIKRFPKDKDFTDGELILKYISEKKYDKIIVIGGLGGRKDHELTNLNLMFKFKNLIFVSETEDIFAIENYREFVGEKGKTISFVPFSEKVENLTLKGFKYPLTNYTLHQGESICMSNIAQEDICVVSFDKGKLIGIVIK
- a CDS encoding endonuclease/exonuclease/phosphatase family protein; its protein translation is MRKLKILILYILMTLTLLAQEGYIASFNTLRIGKAQKDFKLMSKVLEGFDVVGLIEVMNPIGVERLIKELEKESGVRWEYHISPYPVGSTSYKEYFAYIWKSERAEFLGDRGFYPDDEKKFERAPYGADFKIGNFDFTFVLVHSIFGKRESERRAEAFTMDRVYDYFQNLDSEENDIIIAGDFNLSADDEAFENLLNHSDEVVHVLNPRIKTTIGKDKLASSYDNMFLSKIYTQEFEGKSGAIDFTKKQYRMMKDKISDHLPIFIIVDTEFDDD
- a CDS encoding MerR family transcriptional regulator, translated to MKNFYSIGEVAKILNISTSKLRYYDKNDIISLEIRKENGYRYYSEKQIVLLKKISLAKRREKIFLYSKNRVF